A genomic region of Streptomyces diastaticus subsp. diastaticus contains the following coding sequences:
- a CDS encoding NAD-glutamate dehydrogenase, which produces MQTKLDEAKAELLERAAEVAENSPAGGRLPVGATGEGAPDQDSVLAFLQRYYLHTAAEDLADRDPVDLFGAAYSHYRLAENRPQGTANVRVHTPTVEENGWTSSHSVVEVVTDDMPFLVDSVTNELSRQNRGIHVVIHPQIVVRRDIAGQLVEVLPGGAAERPLDAVTESWIHVEIDRETDKGDLKQITSDLLRVLSDVREAVEDWEKMRGAALHIAEDLPTEPVSDLPEEDVEEARELMRWLAADHFTFLGYREYRLMDDDSLAAVPGTGLGILRADPHQDEDRHPVSPSFERLPADARAKAREHRLLILTKANSRATVHRPSYLDYIGVKKFDAKGNVIGERRFLGLFSSAAYTESVRRVPVIRRKVADILKAAGFSPNSHDGRDLLQILETYPRDEMFQISAEELLPIATSVLYLQERRRLRLYLRKDEYGRYYSALVYLPRDRYTTGVRLRIIDILREELGGTNVDFTAWNTESILSRLHFVVRVPSGTQLSELTDADHDRIEARLVEAARSWSDGFGEALNAECGEERAAELLRRYQGAFPEGYKADHSPRAAVADLVHLERLRGGEGQHDFALSLYEPVGAAPDERRFKIYRTGDPVSLSAVLPVLQRLGVEVVDERPYELRRADRSTAWIYDFGLRVPGLSHANDFLGDDGRERFQEAFAATWTGAAENDGFNALVLGAGLTWREAMVLRAYAKYLRQAGATFSQDYMEDTLRNNVHTTRLLISLFEARMAPERQAAGLELTDGILEELDGALDQVASLDEDRILRSFLTVIKATLRTNFFQHTADGEPHGYVAMKFDPQAIPDLPAPRPAFEIWVYSPRVEGVHLRYGKVARGGLRWSDRREDFRTEILGLVKAQMVKNTVIVPVGAKGGFVAKQLPDPAKDRDAWLAEGISAYKTFISALLDITDNMVAGEVVPPADVVRHDEDDTYLVVAADKGTAKFSDTANQVAADYDFWLGDAFASGGSAGYDHKGMGITARGAWESVKRHFRELGHDTQTEDFTVVGVGDMSGDVFGNGMLLSEHIRLVAAFDHRHIFIDPTPDAATSYAERRRLFELPRSSWADYNTDLLSAGGGVFPRSAKSVTVNAHIRDALGLPEGTTKMTPADLMRAVLTAPVDLLWNGGIGTYVKSSAESDAAVGDKANDAIRVNGADLRAKVVGEGGNLGATQLGRIEFARTGGKINTDAIDNSAGVDTSDHEVNIKILLNSVVKDGDLTLKQRNTLLAEMTDEVGAMVLRNNYAQNTALANSTAQAPSLLHAQQRFMRRLTREGALDRALEFLPGDRQIRELLNNQSGLTQPELAVLLAYTKITAADELISTRLPDDPYLMRLLHAYFPKALVEQFPEQIVAHALRREIITTMLVNDTVNTGGATFLHRLREETGASMEEIVRAHLAAREIFGLAAVWDAVEALDNQVPADVQTRIRLHSRRLVERGTRWLLNNRPQPLELADTIDFFQQRVGRIWAHLPTLLRGSDLEWYESILNELVKAGVPEELAGRVAGFSSAFPTLDLVAIADRTGKDPLAVAEVFYDLGDRLRITQLMDRIIELPRADRWQSMARASIREDLYAAHAALTADVLDAGGADAGPKERYESWERQNAAILTRARATLEEIQSSDSFDLANLSVAMRTMRTLLRGRA; this is translated from the coding sequence ATGCAGACCAAGCTGGACGAAGCCAAGGCCGAGCTGCTCGAGAGGGCGGCCGAGGTCGCTGAGAACAGCCCGGCGGGGGGACGCCTCCCCGTCGGGGCGACGGGTGAGGGCGCGCCGGATCAGGACTCCGTGCTCGCCTTCCTCCAGCGCTACTACCTGCACACGGCCGCCGAGGACCTGGCCGACCGCGACCCGGTCGACCTGTTCGGCGCCGCCTACTCCCACTACCGGCTGGCCGAAAACCGCCCGCAGGGCACCGCCAACGTCCGGGTCCACACCCCGACCGTCGAGGAGAACGGCTGGACCAGCAGCCACTCCGTGGTCGAGGTCGTCACCGACGACATGCCCTTCCTGGTCGACTCGGTCACCAACGAGCTCTCCCGGCAGAACCGCGGCATCCACGTCGTCATCCACCCGCAGATCGTCGTCCGCCGCGACATCGCCGGCCAGCTCGTCGAGGTGCTGCCCGGCGGCGCCGCCGAGCGGCCGCTCGACGCGGTCACCGAGTCGTGGATCCACGTCGAGATCGACCGCGAGACCGACAAGGGCGACCTCAAGCAGATCACCTCCGACCTGCTCCGCGTCCTCTCCGACGTCCGCGAGGCCGTCGAGGACTGGGAGAAGATGCGCGGCGCCGCGCTGCACATCGCCGAGGACCTGCCCACCGAGCCCGTCTCCGACCTGCCCGAGGAGGACGTGGAGGAGGCCCGCGAGCTGATGCGCTGGCTCGCCGCCGACCACTTCACCTTCCTCGGCTACCGCGAGTACCGCCTGATGGACGACGACTCGCTGGCGGCCGTCCCCGGCACCGGTCTCGGCATCCTCCGCGCCGACCCGCACCAGGACGAGGACCGCCACCCGGTCAGTCCGTCCTTCGAGCGGCTGCCCGCCGACGCCCGCGCCAAGGCCCGCGAGCACCGGCTGCTCATCCTCACCAAGGCCAACAGCCGCGCGACCGTGCACCGGCCCAGCTACCTCGACTACATCGGTGTCAAGAAGTTCGACGCCAAGGGCAACGTCATCGGCGAGCGCCGCTTCCTCGGCCTCTTCTCCTCCGCCGCCTACACCGAGTCGGTCCGCCGCGTCCCGGTCATCCGCCGCAAGGTCGCCGACATCCTCAAGGCCGCCGGGTTCTCGCCCAACAGCCACGACGGGCGCGACCTCCTCCAGATCCTGGAGACCTACCCGCGCGACGAGATGTTCCAGATCTCCGCCGAGGAACTGCTGCCGATCGCCACCAGCGTCCTCTACCTCCAGGAACGCCGCCGGCTCCGCCTCTACCTGCGCAAGGACGAGTACGGCCGCTACTACTCGGCCCTCGTCTACCTGCCGCGCGACCGGTACACCACCGGTGTGCGGCTGCGGATCATCGACATCCTGCGGGAGGAACTCGGCGGTACCAACGTCGACTTCACCGCCTGGAACACCGAGTCGATCCTCTCCCGCCTGCACTTCGTGGTGCGCGTCCCCTCCGGCACCCAGCTCTCCGAGCTGACCGACGCCGACCACGACCGCATCGAGGCCCGTCTGGTCGAGGCCGCCCGCTCCTGGTCCGACGGCTTCGGCGAGGCGCTCAACGCCGAGTGCGGCGAGGAGCGCGCCGCCGAACTCCTCCGCCGCTACCAGGGCGCCTTCCCCGAGGGGTACAAGGCCGACCACTCGCCGCGCGCCGCCGTCGCCGACCTGGTCCACCTGGAGCGGCTGCGCGGCGGCGAGGGCCAGCACGACTTCGCGCTCAGCCTCTACGAGCCGGTCGGTGCCGCCCCCGACGAGCGCCGCTTCAAGATCTACCGGACCGGCGACCCCGTCTCGCTCAGCGCCGTCCTCCCCGTCCTCCAGCGCCTGGGCGTCGAGGTGGTCGACGAGCGCCCCTACGAGCTGCGCCGCGCCGACCGCTCCACCGCCTGGATCTACGACTTCGGACTGCGCGTCCCCGGCCTCAGCCACGCCAACGACTTCCTCGGCGACGACGGCCGCGAGCGGTTCCAGGAGGCGTTCGCCGCCACCTGGACCGGCGCCGCCGAGAACGACGGCTTCAACGCCCTGGTCCTCGGCGCCGGGCTGACCTGGCGCGAGGCGATGGTGCTGCGCGCGTACGCCAAGTACCTGCGGCAGGCCGGCGCGACCTTCAGCCAGGACTACATGGAGGACACCCTCCGCAACAACGTCCACACCACCCGGCTGCTCATCTCCCTCTTCGAGGCGCGGATGGCGCCCGAGCGGCAGGCGGCCGGCCTGGAGCTGACCGACGGCATCCTGGAGGAGCTGGACGGCGCGCTCGACCAGGTCGCCTCGCTCGACGAGGACCGCATCCTGCGCTCCTTCCTCACCGTCATCAAGGCGACCCTCAGGACCAACTTCTTCCAGCACACCGCGGACGGCGAGCCGCACGGCTACGTCGCGATGAAGTTCGACCCGCAGGCCATCCCCGACCTGCCCGCGCCCCGCCCGGCCTTCGAGATCTGGGTGTACTCGCCGCGCGTCGAGGGCGTCCACCTGCGGTACGGCAAGGTCGCCCGGGGCGGGCTGCGCTGGTCCGACCGGCGCGAGGACTTCCGCACCGAGATCCTCGGCCTGGTCAAGGCCCAGATGGTGAAGAACACCGTCATCGTGCCGGTCGGCGCCAAGGGCGGCTTCGTCGCCAAGCAGCTGCCCGACCCGGCCAAGGACCGCGACGCGTGGCTGGCCGAGGGCATCAGCGCGTACAAGACCTTCATCTCGGCGCTGCTCGACATCACCGACAACATGGTCGCGGGCGAGGTCGTGCCCCCGGCCGACGTGGTCCGCCACGACGAGGACGACACCTACCTCGTCGTCGCCGCCGACAAGGGCACCGCCAAGTTCTCCGACACCGCCAACCAGGTCGCCGCCGACTACGACTTCTGGCTCGGTGACGCCTTCGCCTCCGGCGGCTCGGCCGGCTACGACCACAAGGGCATGGGCATCACCGCCCGGGGCGCCTGGGAGTCGGTCAAGCGGCACTTCCGCGAACTGGGCCACGACACCCAGACCGAGGACTTCACCGTCGTCGGCGTCGGCGACATGTCCGGCGACGTCTTCGGCAACGGCATGCTGCTCAGCGAGCACATCCGCCTCGTCGCCGCCTTCGACCACCGGCACATCTTCATCGACCCGACGCCGGACGCCGCCACCTCGTACGCCGAGCGGCGCCGCCTGTTCGAGCTGCCCCGTTCCTCCTGGGCCGACTACAACACCGACCTGCTCTCGGCGGGCGGCGGCGTCTTCCCGCGCAGCGCCAAGTCGGTGACGGTCAATGCGCACATCCGCGACGCCCTCGGCCTGCCCGAAGGCACCACCAAGATGACCCCGGCCGACCTCATGCGGGCCGTCCTCACCGCCCCGGTCGACCTGCTGTGGAACGGCGGTATCGGGACGTACGTCAAGTCCTCCGCCGAGTCCGACGCGGCCGTCGGCGACAAGGCCAACGACGCCATCCGCGTCAACGGCGCCGACCTGCGCGCCAAGGTCGTCGGCGAGGGCGGCAACCTGGGCGCCACCCAGCTCGGCCGCATCGAGTTCGCCCGTACCGGCGGCAAGATCAACACCGACGCCATCGACAACAGCGCCGGCGTCGACACCTCCGACCACGAGGTGAACATCAAGATCCTGCTCAACTCGGTGGTCAAGGACGGCGACCTGACCCTCAAGCAGCGCAACACGCTGCTCGCCGAGATGACCGACGAGGTCGGCGCGATGGTGCTGCGCAACAACTACGCGCAGAACACCGCCCTGGCCAACTCCACGGCCCAGGCGCCCTCGCTCCTCCACGCCCAGCAGCGCTTCATGCGCCGCCTGACCCGCGAAGGCGCCCTGGACCGGGCGCTGGAGTTCCTCCCCGGCGACCGGCAGATCCGCGAACTGCTGAACAACCAGAGCGGCCTCACCCAGCCCGAGCTGGCCGTCCTGCTCGCCTACACCAAGATCACCGCCGCCGACGAGCTGATCTCCACCCGGCTCCCCGACGACCCGTACCTGATGCGGCTGCTCCACGCCTACTTCCCGAAGGCGTTGGTCGAGCAGTTCCCCGAGCAGATCGTCGCGCACGCGCTGCGCCGCGAGATCATCACGACGATGCTGGTCAACGACACCGTCAACACCGGTGGCGCGACCTTCCTGCACCGTCTCCGCGAGGAGACCGGCGCCTCCATGGAGGAGATCGTCCGGGCGCATCTCGCCGCCCGCGAGATCTTCGGCCTGGCCGCCGTCTGGGACGCCGTCGAGGCGCTCGACAACCAGGTGCCGGCCGACGTCCAGACCCGTATCCGGCTGCACTCGCGGCGCCTGGTGGAGCGCGGCACCCGATGGCTGCTCAACAACCGCCCGCAGCCGCTGGAGCTCGCCGACACCATCGACTTCTTCCAGCAGCGGGTCGGCCGGATCTGGGCCCACCTCCCCACCCTGCTGCGCGGCTCCGACCTGGAGTGGTACGAGTCGATCCTCAACGAGCTGGTCAAGGCCGGCGTCCCCGAGGAACTGGCCGGGCGGGTCGCCGGGTTCTCCTCGGCCTTCCCCACCCTCGACCTGGTGGCCATCGCGGACCGCACGGGCAAGGACCCGCTCGCCGTCGCCGAGGTCTTCTACGACCTGGGTGACCGGCTGCGGATCACCCAGCTCATGGACCGCATCATCGAGTTGCCGCGCGCCGACCGCTGGCAGTCCATGGCCCGCGCCTCCATCCGCGAGGACCTGTACGCGGCCCACGCGGCGCTCACCGCGGACGTGCTGGACGCCGGCGGCGCCGACGCCGGCCCGAAGGAGCGGTACGAGAGCTGGGAGCGCCAGAACGCGGCGATCCTGACCCGCGCCCGCGCCACGCTGGAGGAGATCCAGAGCTCCGACAGCTTCGACCTGGCCAACCTCTCGGTCGCCATGCGCACCATGCGCACCCTGCTCCGCGGCCGCGCCTGA
- a CDS encoding HAD family hydrolase produces MSTITPHIVWDWNGTLFHDTEAVVGATNAAFAEFGVAPITLEQYRELYCVPIPRFYERMMGRAPTAEEWEAMDGVFHRYYGEHSIRCGLAEGAEALLTGWAQAGHSQSILSMYGHEELVPLVRGLGIDRHFLRVEGRTGTAGGSKAAHMVRHLAALDAVREERTVVIGDAADDAVAAHAVGARAVLYTGGTHSRGRLEATGAVVVDSLSEAVEVAHGVFEQG; encoded by the coding sequence ATGTCCACCATCACGCCGCACATCGTCTGGGACTGGAACGGCACGCTGTTCCACGACACCGAGGCGGTCGTCGGTGCCACCAACGCCGCCTTCGCGGAGTTCGGGGTCGCGCCGATCACCCTTGAGCAGTACCGCGAGCTGTACTGCGTGCCCATCCCGCGGTTCTACGAGCGGATGATGGGGCGGGCGCCCACCGCCGAGGAGTGGGAGGCGATGGACGGCGTCTTCCACCGGTACTACGGGGAGCACAGCATCCGGTGCGGCCTCGCCGAGGGCGCCGAGGCGCTGCTGACCGGGTGGGCGCAGGCGGGCCACAGCCAGTCGATCCTGAGCATGTACGGGCACGAGGAACTGGTCCCGCTGGTGCGGGGGCTCGGCATCGACCGGCACTTCCTGCGGGTCGAGGGGCGCACCGGCACCGCCGGCGGCTCCAAGGCCGCGCACATGGTGCGCCACCTGGCGGCGCTCGACGCCGTGCGGGAGGAACGCACCGTGGTGATCGGGGACGCCGCCGACGACGCCGTGGCGGCTCACGCCGTGGGCGCCCGGGCGGTGCTGTACACCGGCGGGACGCACAGCCGGGGGCGCCTGGAGGCGACCGGCGCCGTGGTGGTCGACTCGCTGTCGGAGGCCGTCGAAGTGGCGCACGGGGTGTTCGAACAGGGGTGA
- a CDS encoding DUF6912 family protein: MRVYVPLTLPALAQAHRAGELGPGPLTAYAVTPGLREWYVSDDIEELEYAALTRAAHGSLRLLAADPEAVRKRVVVAVDIADGAVFADPDRALDPEALGEVRLDTAVPLGKAAAVHVDADGAAADVARAAEALAGAAGGDEDARFVVDGADDHELLWFATQEIEHLLAG; this comes from the coding sequence ATGCGCGTCTACGTCCCCCTGACCCTGCCGGCTCTCGCCCAGGCGCACCGGGCGGGCGAACTGGGGCCCGGGCCGCTCACCGCGTACGCCGTCACGCCCGGCCTGCGCGAGTGGTACGTCTCCGACGACATCGAGGAGCTGGAGTACGCGGCGCTGACGCGCGCCGCCCACGGCTCGCTGCGGCTGCTGGCCGCGGACCCCGAGGCGGTCCGCAAGCGGGTCGTCGTCGCGGTGGACATCGCCGACGGGGCCGTCTTCGCCGACCCGGACAGGGCGCTGGACCCGGAGGCTCTCGGAGAGGTGCGGCTGGACACGGCCGTGCCGCTGGGCAAGGCGGCCGCCGTCCACGTCGACGCGGACGGCGCGGCGGCGGACGTGGCCAGGGCGGCCGAGGCGCTGGCCGGGGCGGCGGGCGGCGACGAGGACGCCCGGTTCGTGGTGGACGGCGCCGACGACCACGAGCTGCTCTGGTTCGCGACCCAGGAGATCGAGCACCTCCTCGCCGGCTGA
- a CDS encoding Rv3235 family protein: protein MDRPPPGPGRTATATRRSPASLTRPATVRRDSRRPGRGPARHRRETVPRYWFADRLLAVLAGRRPVHSMLNHTVGEAYEQLVQLAPSDEPFLVGREPAVRHCDEYTPREGVIEAFARISSGDRVHALAFRLEQGPDLRWRCAAVEVGHRPRAAAEA, encoded by the coding sequence ATGGACCGGCCCCCGCCCGGCCCCGGCAGGACCGCCACCGCCACCCGCCGCTCCCCCGCATCCCTCACCCGGCCCGCGACCGTCCGCCGCGACAGCCGCCGCCCCGGCCGCGGCCCCGCCCGGCACAGGCGCGAGACCGTCCCTCGCTACTGGTTCGCCGACCGCCTCCTCGCCGTCCTCGCCGGCCGCCGCCCCGTCCACTCGATGCTCAACCACACGGTCGGCGAGGCGTACGAGCAGCTGGTCCAACTGGCCCCGTCCGACGAGCCGTTCCTCGTGGGCCGCGAACCCGCGGTCCGTCACTGCGACGAGTACACCCCGAGGGAAGGCGTCATCGAGGCCTTCGCCCGGATCAGCAGCGGCGACCGCGTCCACGCGCTCGCCTTCCGCCTGGAACAGGGCCCCGACCTTCGCTGGCGCTGCGCGGCCGTCGAGGTCGGGCACCGCCCGCGCGCGGCGGCCGAGGCGTGA
- a CDS encoding LysR family transcriptional regulator encodes MLERLEWEVFLTLAEELHFGRTAERLHVTTGRVSQLLKKLEGRVGAPLFTRTSRTVELTEIGIQLHEDLHLAHEQVERGMARAVDAASGALNSLRVGYVGALAGQVMHGAARKCAEGGFGSPVRTEEVQVAESLASLREERVDLLAICLPLRAPDILVGPVLFAEPRMLAVSAGHRLAERTSVSMEDLAGLTLLRPAGAGQDEWLSDRAPRHTPAGAAVVGGPRVSTFQEALQQTGAGVGAVVVGAQVERFYSRPDVVYLPFRDAPPIEWAVAWLRTRDTPRKREFARIARDVGQRAVRG; translated from the coding sequence ATGCTGGAACGGCTGGAGTGGGAGGTCTTCCTGACGCTTGCCGAAGAGCTGCACTTCGGGCGTACCGCCGAGCGGTTGCATGTCACGACCGGCCGCGTCAGCCAACTCCTGAAGAAGCTCGAAGGGCGCGTCGGCGCACCCCTGTTCACCCGCACCAGCCGCACGGTCGAACTGACCGAGATCGGCATCCAGTTGCATGAGGACCTGCACCTCGCTCATGAGCAGGTCGAAAGAGGAATGGCGCGGGCGGTCGATGCGGCGAGCGGTGCCCTGAATTCGCTGCGGGTCGGATATGTCGGGGCGCTCGCCGGCCAGGTGATGCACGGGGCCGCGCGGAAATGCGCGGAGGGAGGGTTCGGGTCCCCCGTCCGTACGGAGGAAGTGCAGGTCGCCGAATCGCTGGCGAGTCTGCGCGAGGAGCGCGTCGACCTCCTGGCGATCTGCCTGCCGCTCCGCGCGCCCGACATCCTGGTGGGACCCGTCCTCTTCGCCGAGCCCCGGATGCTCGCGGTGTCCGCCGGGCACCGGCTGGCCGAGCGTACGAGTGTCTCGATGGAGGACCTCGCCGGGCTCACCCTGCTGCGGCCGGCCGGCGCGGGCCAGGACGAGTGGCTCTCCGACCGTGCCCCTCGGCATACGCCGGCCGGGGCGGCCGTCGTCGGCGGGCCCCGGGTGAGCACCTTCCAGGAGGCGTTGCAGCAGACCGGGGCGGGTGTGGGGGCGGTCGTCGTCGGGGCCCAGGTCGAGCGCTTCTACAGTCGGCCCGACGTCGTGTATCTCCCCTTCCGTGACGCACCGCCCATCGAGTGGGCGGTCGCGTGGCTGCGGACCAGGGACACGCCCCGCAAACGGGAGTTCGCCCGGATCGCCCGGGACGTGGGACAGCGCGCCGTGCGGGGGTGA
- the secA gene encoding preprotein translocase subunit SecA produces MSVLSKLMRAGEGKILRKLHRIADQVNSIEEDFVSLSDAELRALTDEYKERYADGESLDDLLPEAFATVREAAKRVLGQRHYDVQLMGGAALHLGYVAEMKTGEGKTLVGTLPAYLNALSGEGVHLITVNDYLAERDSEMMGRVHKFLGLSVGCIVANMTPAQRREQYGCDITYGTNNEFGFDYLRDNMAWSKDELVQRGHNFAIVDEVDSILVDEARTPLIISGPADQATKWYGDFAKLVTRLTKGEAGNQLKGIEETGDYEVDEKKRTVAIHESGVAKVEDWLGIDNLYESVNTPLVGYLNNAIKAKELFKKDKDYVVIDGEVMIVDEHTGRILAGRRYNEGMHQAIEAKEGVDIKDENQTLATITLQNFFRLYDKLSGMTGTAMTEAAEFHQIYKLGVVPIPTNRPMVRMDQSDLIYRTEVAKFDAVVDDIAEKHEKGQPILVGTTSVEKSEYLSQQLSKRGIQHEVLNAKHHEREASIVAQAGRRGAVTVATNMAGRGTDIKLGGNPDDLAEAELRQRGLDPVEHVEEWAAALPEALERAEASVKAEFEAVKEAGGLYVLGTERHESRRIDNQLRGRSGRQGDPGESRFYLSLGDDLMRLFKAAMVERVMAMANVPDDVPIENKMVTRAIASAQSQVEQQNFETRKNVLKYDEVLNRQREVIYGERRRVLEGENLQEQIQHFMDDTIDAYIQAETAEGFAEEWDLDRLWGAFKQLYPVKVTVEELEDEAGDRAGLTAEFIADSIKDDIHAQYAAREEQLGSEIMRELERRVVLSVLDRKWREHLYEMDYLQEGIGLRAMAQKDPLVEYQREGFDMFTAMMEGIKEESVGYLFNLEVQVEQQVEEVPVGDSEQGADLTKRDAVPAGGRPEIRAKGLDAPQRPDRLHFSAPTVDGEGGVVEGDFASEGASGRTANSDGLTRAERRKAQKGGRRRKK; encoded by the coding sequence GTGTCCGTCCTCTCAAAGCTCATGCGTGCAGGCGAAGGCAAGATCCTGCGCAAGCTGCACCGCATCGCGGACCAGGTCAACTCCATCGAAGAGGACTTCGTCAGCCTCTCCGACGCCGAGCTCCGCGCCCTCACCGATGAGTACAAGGAGCGGTACGCCGATGGCGAGAGCCTCGACGACCTCCTGCCGGAGGCGTTCGCGACCGTCCGCGAGGCGGCCAAGCGGGTGCTCGGCCAGCGTCACTACGACGTCCAGCTCATGGGTGGCGCCGCGCTGCACCTCGGTTATGTCGCTGAGATGAAGACCGGTGAGGGCAAGACCCTCGTCGGTACGCTGCCGGCCTACCTCAACGCGCTTTCCGGCGAGGGCGTCCACCTGATCACGGTGAACGACTACCTCGCCGAACGCGACTCGGAGATGATGGGCCGCGTCCACAAGTTCCTGGGACTGAGCGTCGGCTGCATCGTCGCCAACATGACCCCTGCGCAGCGCCGTGAGCAGTACGGCTGCGACATCACCTACGGCACCAACAACGAGTTCGGCTTCGACTACCTGCGCGACAACATGGCGTGGTCCAAGGACGAGCTGGTGCAGCGTGGCCACAACTTCGCGATCGTCGACGAGGTCGACTCGATCCTCGTCGACGAGGCGCGTACGCCGCTGATCATCTCCGGTCCCGCCGACCAGGCGACCAAGTGGTACGGGGACTTCGCGAAGCTCGTGACCCGTCTGACCAAGGGCGAGGCGGGGAACCAGCTCAAGGGCATCGAGGAGACCGGCGACTACGAGGTCGACGAGAAGAAGCGCACCGTCGCCATCCACGAGTCGGGTGTCGCGAAGGTCGAGGACTGGCTCGGCATCGACAACCTCTACGAGTCGGTCAACACCCCGCTCGTCGGCTACCTCAACAACGCCATCAAGGCGAAGGAACTCTTCAAGAAGGACAAGGACTACGTCGTCATCGACGGCGAAGTCATGATCGTCGACGAGCACACCGGCCGTATCCTCGCCGGCCGCCGCTACAACGAGGGCATGCACCAGGCGATCGAGGCGAAGGAAGGGGTGGACATCAAGGACGAGAACCAGACGCTCGCCACGATCACCCTCCAGAACTTCTTCCGCCTCTACGACAAGCTCTCCGGCATGACCGGTACGGCCATGACCGAGGCCGCCGAGTTCCACCAGATCTACAAGCTGGGCGTCGTGCCCATCCCGACCAACCGGCCGATGGTCCGCATGGACCAGTCAGACCTCATCTACCGGACCGAGGTCGCCAAGTTCGACGCGGTCGTGGACGACATCGCGGAGAAGCACGAGAAGGGACAGCCGATCCTGGTCGGCACCACCTCGGTCGAGAAGTCCGAGTACCTCTCGCAGCAGCTCTCCAAGCGAGGCATCCAGCACGAGGTGCTCAACGCCAAGCACCATGAGCGTGAGGCGTCGATCGTCGCGCAGGCCGGCCGCCGCGGCGCGGTCACGGTGGCCACGAACATGGCCGGCCGTGGTACCGACATCAAGCTCGGCGGCAACCCGGACGACCTCGCCGAGGCCGAGCTGCGTCAGCGTGGGCTCGACCCGGTCGAGCACGTCGAGGAGTGGGCGGCCGCGCTGCCCGAGGCGCTGGAGCGCGCCGAGGCGTCGGTGAAGGCCGAGTTCGAGGCGGTCAAGGAAGCCGGTGGCCTCTACGTGCTGGGCACCGAGCGTCACGAGTCGCGGCGTATCGACAACCAGCTGCGTGGGCGTTCGGGACGTCAGGGTGACCCCGGCGAGTCCCGGTTCTACCTCTCCCTCGGCGACGACCTGATGCGGCTCTTCAAGGCCGCCATGGTCGAGCGGGTCATGGCCATGGCCAACGTCCCGGACGACGTACCGATCGAGAACAAGATGGTGACCCGCGCCATCGCGTCCGCCCAGTCGCAGGTGGAGCAGCAGAACTTCGAGACGCGTAAGAACGTCCTGAAGTACGACGAGGTGCTGAACCGCCAGCGCGAGGTCATCTACGGAGAGCGCCGCCGCGTCCTTGAGGGTGAGAACCTCCAGGAGCAGATCCAGCACTTCATGGACGACACCATCGACGCCTACATCCAGGCGGAGACGGCCGAGGGCTTCGCCGAGGAGTGGGACCTCGACCGGCTGTGGGGAGCTTTCAAGCAGCTCTACCCGGTGAAGGTCACCGTCGAGGAGCTGGAGGACGAGGCCGGGGACCGTGCCGGGCTGACGGCCGAGTTCATCGCCGACTCCATCAAGGACGACATCCACGCGCAGTACGCGGCGCGTGAGGAGCAGCTCGGCTCGGAGATCATGCGCGAGCTGGAGCGCCGAGTGGTCCTCTCCGTCCTGGACCGCAAGTGGCGTGAGCACCTCTACGAGATGGACTATCTCCAGGAGGGCATCGGCCTGCGGGCGATGGCGCAGAAGGACCCGCTGGTCGAGTACCAGCGTGAGGGCTTCGACATGTTCACCGCCATGATGGAGGGCATCAAGGAGGAGTCGGTCGGTTACCTGTTCAACCTGGAGGTCCAGGTCGAGCAGCAGGTCGAGGAAGTTCCGGTGGGTGACTCCGAGCAGGGTGCCGACCTCACTAAGCGGGACGCGGTTCCCGCCGGTGGCCGGCCAGAGATCCGGGCGAAGGGGCTCGATGCCCCCCAGCGTCCCGACCGGTTGCACTTCTCCGCGCCGACGGTCGACGGTGAGGGCGGGGTCGTCGAGGGTGACTTCGCCAGCGAAGGCGCTTCGGGGCGGACCGCCAACTCGGACGGGCTCACCCGCGCTGAGCGGCGCAAGGCGCAGAAGGGCGGGCGTCGCCGCAAGAAGTAG